One genomic region from Phragmites australis chromosome 1, lpPhrAust1.1, whole genome shotgun sequence encodes:
- the LOC133901402 gene encoding uncharacterized protein LOC133901402 isoform X1 — protein sequence MVKKKLMKLYGKDAREFFNQVMVEQPLLPFLIPLGLFVWFVERWVVPFSNWVPLGAAVWATIQYGRFKRRITVDDLNKRWKHLILNTTPTTPIEPCEWLNKLLLQVWPNYMEPKLARRFQSTVERRLKSRKPKLVDKIELQEFSLGSCPPTLGDQGMRWITSGDQQVMRLGFDWNSHEMSVMFLAKLAKPLIGTCRIVINSIHIKGDLLLSPILDGEAILYSFESTPEVRIGVAFGSGGSQAMPGMELPGVSTWLVKLLTETIVKTMVEPRRLCFSLPSVDLKKRAVGGVLSVTVVSASNFGRRSTAIELGNHQSSSGGTMSVIADSKVSQTFVEVEVGNLMRKTSTCKGPNPTWNRTFNMVLHGEMGVVKFLLYELDSSGVKFNYLTSCEIKVKYVHDGSTIFWAIGHNSGVIAKHTEHCGQEVGMVVPFEDSQGQLTVSLVLKEWQFSDGSVTLGNSLSDGLQSPFDGSQKLQSRTGRKLRVRVVEGRALTVNSKSGKCDPYVKLQYGKALYQTKTLSHTVRPVWNDKFEFDEIAGGEYLQIKCYNADTFGDESIGSARVNLEGLLDGASRDVWVPLEKVNSGEIRLEIEPGKNDDSNSMKSFLFQSSSNKVGAGWIELVIIEARDLVAADLRGTSDPYVRMHYGSNKKRTKVIYKTLSPQWNQTFEFPETGEPLILHVKDHNAVLPTASIGHCTVEYSMLSPNQSAEKWIPLQGVKSGEIHVKIARRVPNLEKKTTLATDASGKGHTISTQMRDSLKKFTGLVDEGGDPEALSLAVTEMESIQIEQELYIEQLEREKAMLLRKIHELGSEIIRTSSSPAKTPY from the exons ATGGTGAAGAAGAAGCTGATGAAACTGTATGGCAAGGATGCACGGGAGTTCTTTAACCAGGTCATGGTGGAGCAGCCCTTGCTGCCCTTCCTTATACCTCTTGGCCTGTTTGTGTGGTTCGTCGAAAGGTGGGTTGTGCCATTCTCAAACTGGGTTCCCCTCGGCGCTGCCGTTTGGGCAACCATTCAG TATGGGAGATTTAAAAGGAGGATAACTGTAGATGATTTGAACAAAAGATGGAAGCATCTTATACTGAACACAACA CCCACCACACCGATAGAGCCTTGCGAGTGGTTGAACAAACTTTTGTTACAAGTTTGGCCCAATTACATGGAACCAAAACTAGCAAGAAGGTTTCAATCTACTGTTGAG CGACGTTTAAAGAGTCGAAAACCAAAACTAGTa GATAAAATAGAATTACAGGAATTTTCACTTGGTTCTTGTCCACCAACCTTAGGAGATCAGGGGATGCGCTGGATCACTTCTGGTGACCAG CAAGTCATGCGCTTGGGATTTGATTGGAATAGCCACGAGATGAGTGTAATGTTTTTGGCAAAATTAGCAAAGCCACTTATTGGCACTTGCCGCATTGTTATAAACAGCATTCACATCAAGGGAGAT CTTCTACTATCACCTATACTTGATGGTGAAGCTATCCTCTATTCTTTTGAATCTACCCCAGAAGTCAGGATTGGGGTAGCATTTGGCAGTGGTGGAAGCCAAGCAATGCCTGGTATGGAGTTGCCAGGTGTCTCAACATGGCTG GTAAAGCTTTTGACTGAAACCATAGTGAAGACAATGGTTGAACCTCGCCGCCTATGTTTTTCTTTGCCATCAGTAGATCTAAAGAAacgagcagttggaggtgttcTTTCAGTTACTGTTGTTTCAGCTAGTAACTTTGGCAGAAGGAGCACAGCTATTGAGTTAGGGAACCACCAAAGCTCAAGTGGAGGAACCATGTCTGTAATTGCTGATAGCAAGGTATCACAGACATTTGTTGAGGTAGAAGTTGGCAATTTGATGAGAAAAACAAGTACCTGTAAGGGTCCAAATCCTACATGGAACAGAACATTTAACATGGTACTGCATGGAGAGATGGGTGTTGTCAAGTTTCTTCTATATGAATTGGATTCCAGTGGTGTCAAATTTAATTACTTGACAAGCTGTGAGATAAAG GTCAAGTATGTTCATGATGGTTCAACAATATTTTGGGCTATAGGGCATAACTCTGGCGTCATCGCAAAACATACGGAGCATTGCGGACAAGAAGTTGGAATGGTTGTTCCATTTGAGGATAGTCAGGGCCAG TTAACTGTTAGCCTTGTGCTAAAAGAATGGCAATTCTCTGATGGGTCGGTTACATTGGGCAATTCTCTGAGCGATGGACTTCAATCCCCATTTGATGGATCACAAAAGCTTCAGTCCAGAACAGGAAGGAAACTTAGGGTCCGAGTAGTTGAGGGCAGGGCCCTTACAGTGAATAGTAAATCTGGAAAATGTGATCCTTATGTGAAACTTCAGTACGGAAAG GCTCTATACCAAACGAAAACGCTGTCCCATACAGTTCGACCAGTTTGGAATGACAAGTTTGAGTTCGATGAGATCGCTGGTGGTGAATATCTACAGATCAAATGCTATAATGCAGATACATTTGGTGATGAAAGCATCGGTAGTGCAAGAGTTAATTTAGAGGGACTTTTAGATGGTGCTAGCCGTGATGTCTGGGTCCCACTTGAAAAGGTAAATTCGGGAGAGATCAGGCTTGAAATAGAGCCAGGAAAGAACGATGACAGCAATAGCATGAAG TCCTTCCTTTTTCAGAGCTCAAGTAATAAGGTTGGAGCTGGTTGGATTGAGCTAGTTATAATTGAAGCCAGAGATCTTGTTGCTGCCGATCTGagaggcactagtgatccttatGTCAGAATGCACTACGGGAGCAACAAGAAACGAACCAAG GTCATTTACAAAACACTCTCTCCGCAGTGGAACCAGACATTTGAGTTCCCAGAAACTGGAGAACCCCTGATTTTGCATGTCAAGGATCACAACGCTGTCCTTCCAACCGCTAGTATTGGCCATTGCACTGTCGAATACAGCATGCTCTCTCCAAATCAATCTGCCGAAAAATGGATACCACTCCAAGGAGTAAAAAGTGGAGAAATTCATGTAAAAATTGCGCGAAGGGTACCAAACTTGGAAAAGAAAACCACGCTAGCGACAGATGCATCAGGCAAAGGACACACAATATCGACACAG ATGAGAGACAGCTTGAAGAAATTTACTGGCTTGGTTGACGAGGGCGGTGACCCAGAGGCCCTGTCGTTAGCCGTGACAGAGATGGAAAGCATCCAGATCGAGCAGGAACTGTACATAGAACAGCTCGAGCGGGAGAAGGCAATGTTGTTGCGTAAAATACATGAGCTTGGTTCTGAAATCATTAGAACATCATCTAGCCCTGCAAAGACGCCGTACTAG
- the LOC133901402 gene encoding uncharacterized protein LOC133901402 isoform X2 has protein sequence MVKKKLMKLYGKDAREFFNQVMVEQPLLPFLIPLGLFVWFVERWVVPFSNWVPLGAAVWATIQYGRFKRRITVDDLNKRWKHLILNTTPTTPIEPCEWLNKLLLQVWPNYMEPKLARRFQSTVERRLKSRKPKLVDKIELQEFSLGSCPPTLGDQGMRWITSGDQQVMRLGFDWNSHEMSVMFLAKLAKPLIGTCRIVINSIHIKGDLLLSPILDGEAILYSFESTPEVRIGVAFGSGGSQAMPGMELPGVSTWLVKLLTETIVKTMVEPRRLCFSLPSVDLKKRAVGGVLSVTVVSASNFGRRSTAIELGNHQSSSGGTMSVIADSKVSQTFVEVEVGNLMRKTSTCKGPNPTWNRTFNMVLHGEMGVVKFLLYELDSSGVKFNYLTSCEIKVKYVHDGSTIFWAIGHNSGVIAKHTEHCGQEVGMVVPFEDSQGQLTVSLVLKEWQFSDGSVTLGNSLSDGLQSPFDGSQKLQSRTGRKLRVRVVEGRALTVNSKSGKCDPYVKLQYGKALYQTKTLSHTVRPVWNDKFEFDEIAGGEYLQIKCYNADTFGDESIGSARVNLEGLLDGASRDVWVPLEKVNSGEIRLEIEPGKNDDSNSMKSSSNKVGAGWIELVIIEARDLVAADLRGTSDPYVRMHYGSNKKRTKVIYKTLSPQWNQTFEFPETGEPLILHVKDHNAVLPTASIGHCTVEYSMLSPNQSAEKWIPLQGVKSGEIHVKIARRVPNLEKKTTLATDASGKGHTISTQMRDSLKKFTGLVDEGGDPEALSLAVTEMESIQIEQELYIEQLEREKAMLLRKIHELGSEIIRTSSSPAKTPY, from the exons ATGGTGAAGAAGAAGCTGATGAAACTGTATGGCAAGGATGCACGGGAGTTCTTTAACCAGGTCATGGTGGAGCAGCCCTTGCTGCCCTTCCTTATACCTCTTGGCCTGTTTGTGTGGTTCGTCGAAAGGTGGGTTGTGCCATTCTCAAACTGGGTTCCCCTCGGCGCTGCCGTTTGGGCAACCATTCAG TATGGGAGATTTAAAAGGAGGATAACTGTAGATGATTTGAACAAAAGATGGAAGCATCTTATACTGAACACAACA CCCACCACACCGATAGAGCCTTGCGAGTGGTTGAACAAACTTTTGTTACAAGTTTGGCCCAATTACATGGAACCAAAACTAGCAAGAAGGTTTCAATCTACTGTTGAG CGACGTTTAAAGAGTCGAAAACCAAAACTAGTa GATAAAATAGAATTACAGGAATTTTCACTTGGTTCTTGTCCACCAACCTTAGGAGATCAGGGGATGCGCTGGATCACTTCTGGTGACCAG CAAGTCATGCGCTTGGGATTTGATTGGAATAGCCACGAGATGAGTGTAATGTTTTTGGCAAAATTAGCAAAGCCACTTATTGGCACTTGCCGCATTGTTATAAACAGCATTCACATCAAGGGAGAT CTTCTACTATCACCTATACTTGATGGTGAAGCTATCCTCTATTCTTTTGAATCTACCCCAGAAGTCAGGATTGGGGTAGCATTTGGCAGTGGTGGAAGCCAAGCAATGCCTGGTATGGAGTTGCCAGGTGTCTCAACATGGCTG GTAAAGCTTTTGACTGAAACCATAGTGAAGACAATGGTTGAACCTCGCCGCCTATGTTTTTCTTTGCCATCAGTAGATCTAAAGAAacgagcagttggaggtgttcTTTCAGTTACTGTTGTTTCAGCTAGTAACTTTGGCAGAAGGAGCACAGCTATTGAGTTAGGGAACCACCAAAGCTCAAGTGGAGGAACCATGTCTGTAATTGCTGATAGCAAGGTATCACAGACATTTGTTGAGGTAGAAGTTGGCAATTTGATGAGAAAAACAAGTACCTGTAAGGGTCCAAATCCTACATGGAACAGAACATTTAACATGGTACTGCATGGAGAGATGGGTGTTGTCAAGTTTCTTCTATATGAATTGGATTCCAGTGGTGTCAAATTTAATTACTTGACAAGCTGTGAGATAAAG GTCAAGTATGTTCATGATGGTTCAACAATATTTTGGGCTATAGGGCATAACTCTGGCGTCATCGCAAAACATACGGAGCATTGCGGACAAGAAGTTGGAATGGTTGTTCCATTTGAGGATAGTCAGGGCCAG TTAACTGTTAGCCTTGTGCTAAAAGAATGGCAATTCTCTGATGGGTCGGTTACATTGGGCAATTCTCTGAGCGATGGACTTCAATCCCCATTTGATGGATCACAAAAGCTTCAGTCCAGAACAGGAAGGAAACTTAGGGTCCGAGTAGTTGAGGGCAGGGCCCTTACAGTGAATAGTAAATCTGGAAAATGTGATCCTTATGTGAAACTTCAGTACGGAAAG GCTCTATACCAAACGAAAACGCTGTCCCATACAGTTCGACCAGTTTGGAATGACAAGTTTGAGTTCGATGAGATCGCTGGTGGTGAATATCTACAGATCAAATGCTATAATGCAGATACATTTGGTGATGAAAGCATCGGTAGTGCAAGAGTTAATTTAGAGGGACTTTTAGATGGTGCTAGCCGTGATGTCTGGGTCCCACTTGAAAAGGTAAATTCGGGAGAGATCAGGCTTGAAATAGAGCCAGGAAAGAACGATGACAGCAATAGCATGAAG AGCTCAAGTAATAAGGTTGGAGCTGGTTGGATTGAGCTAGTTATAATTGAAGCCAGAGATCTTGTTGCTGCCGATCTGagaggcactagtgatccttatGTCAGAATGCACTACGGGAGCAACAAGAAACGAACCAAG GTCATTTACAAAACACTCTCTCCGCAGTGGAACCAGACATTTGAGTTCCCAGAAACTGGAGAACCCCTGATTTTGCATGTCAAGGATCACAACGCTGTCCTTCCAACCGCTAGTATTGGCCATTGCACTGTCGAATACAGCATGCTCTCTCCAAATCAATCTGCCGAAAAATGGATACCACTCCAAGGAGTAAAAAGTGGAGAAATTCATGTAAAAATTGCGCGAAGGGTACCAAACTTGGAAAAGAAAACCACGCTAGCGACAGATGCATCAGGCAAAGGACACACAATATCGACACAG ATGAGAGACAGCTTGAAGAAATTTACTGGCTTGGTTGACGAGGGCGGTGACCCAGAGGCCCTGTCGTTAGCCGTGACAGAGATGGAAAGCATCCAGATCGAGCAGGAACTGTACATAGAACAGCTCGAGCGGGAGAAGGCAATGTTGTTGCGTAAAATACATGAGCTTGGTTCTGAAATCATTAGAACATCATCTAGCCCTGCAAAGACGCCGTACTAG
- the LOC133901402 gene encoding uncharacterized protein LOC133901402 isoform X3: MEPKLARRFQSTVERRLKSRKPKLVDKIELQEFSLGSCPPTLGDQGMRWITSGDQQVMRLGFDWNSHEMSVMFLAKLAKPLIGTCRIVINSIHIKGDLLLSPILDGEAILYSFESTPEVRIGVAFGSGGSQAMPGMELPGVSTWLVKLLTETIVKTMVEPRRLCFSLPSVDLKKRAVGGVLSVTVVSASNFGRRSTAIELGNHQSSSGGTMSVIADSKVSQTFVEVEVGNLMRKTSTCKGPNPTWNRTFNMVLHGEMGVVKFLLYELDSSGVKFNYLTSCEIKVKYVHDGSTIFWAIGHNSGVIAKHTEHCGQEVGMVVPFEDSQGQLTVSLVLKEWQFSDGSVTLGNSLSDGLQSPFDGSQKLQSRTGRKLRVRVVEGRALTVNSKSGKCDPYVKLQYGKALYQTKTLSHTVRPVWNDKFEFDEIAGGEYLQIKCYNADTFGDESIGSARVNLEGLLDGASRDVWVPLEKVNSGEIRLEIEPGKNDDSNSMKSFLFQSSSNKVGAGWIELVIIEARDLVAADLRGTSDPYVRMHYGSNKKRTKVIYKTLSPQWNQTFEFPETGEPLILHVKDHNAVLPTASIGHCTVEYSMLSPNQSAEKWIPLQGVKSGEIHVKIARRVPNLEKKTTLATDASGKGHTISTQMRDSLKKFTGLVDEGGDPEALSLAVTEMESIQIEQELYIEQLEREKAMLLRKIHELGSEIIRTSSSPAKTPY, encoded by the exons ATGGAACCAAAACTAGCAAGAAGGTTTCAATCTACTGTTGAG CGACGTTTAAAGAGTCGAAAACCAAAACTAGTa GATAAAATAGAATTACAGGAATTTTCACTTGGTTCTTGTCCACCAACCTTAGGAGATCAGGGGATGCGCTGGATCACTTCTGGTGACCAG CAAGTCATGCGCTTGGGATTTGATTGGAATAGCCACGAGATGAGTGTAATGTTTTTGGCAAAATTAGCAAAGCCACTTATTGGCACTTGCCGCATTGTTATAAACAGCATTCACATCAAGGGAGAT CTTCTACTATCACCTATACTTGATGGTGAAGCTATCCTCTATTCTTTTGAATCTACCCCAGAAGTCAGGATTGGGGTAGCATTTGGCAGTGGTGGAAGCCAAGCAATGCCTGGTATGGAGTTGCCAGGTGTCTCAACATGGCTG GTAAAGCTTTTGACTGAAACCATAGTGAAGACAATGGTTGAACCTCGCCGCCTATGTTTTTCTTTGCCATCAGTAGATCTAAAGAAacgagcagttggaggtgttcTTTCAGTTACTGTTGTTTCAGCTAGTAACTTTGGCAGAAGGAGCACAGCTATTGAGTTAGGGAACCACCAAAGCTCAAGTGGAGGAACCATGTCTGTAATTGCTGATAGCAAGGTATCACAGACATTTGTTGAGGTAGAAGTTGGCAATTTGATGAGAAAAACAAGTACCTGTAAGGGTCCAAATCCTACATGGAACAGAACATTTAACATGGTACTGCATGGAGAGATGGGTGTTGTCAAGTTTCTTCTATATGAATTGGATTCCAGTGGTGTCAAATTTAATTACTTGACAAGCTGTGAGATAAAG GTCAAGTATGTTCATGATGGTTCAACAATATTTTGGGCTATAGGGCATAACTCTGGCGTCATCGCAAAACATACGGAGCATTGCGGACAAGAAGTTGGAATGGTTGTTCCATTTGAGGATAGTCAGGGCCAG TTAACTGTTAGCCTTGTGCTAAAAGAATGGCAATTCTCTGATGGGTCGGTTACATTGGGCAATTCTCTGAGCGATGGACTTCAATCCCCATTTGATGGATCACAAAAGCTTCAGTCCAGAACAGGAAGGAAACTTAGGGTCCGAGTAGTTGAGGGCAGGGCCCTTACAGTGAATAGTAAATCTGGAAAATGTGATCCTTATGTGAAACTTCAGTACGGAAAG GCTCTATACCAAACGAAAACGCTGTCCCATACAGTTCGACCAGTTTGGAATGACAAGTTTGAGTTCGATGAGATCGCTGGTGGTGAATATCTACAGATCAAATGCTATAATGCAGATACATTTGGTGATGAAAGCATCGGTAGTGCAAGAGTTAATTTAGAGGGACTTTTAGATGGTGCTAGCCGTGATGTCTGGGTCCCACTTGAAAAGGTAAATTCGGGAGAGATCAGGCTTGAAATAGAGCCAGGAAAGAACGATGACAGCAATAGCATGAAG TCCTTCCTTTTTCAGAGCTCAAGTAATAAGGTTGGAGCTGGTTGGATTGAGCTAGTTATAATTGAAGCCAGAGATCTTGTTGCTGCCGATCTGagaggcactagtgatccttatGTCAGAATGCACTACGGGAGCAACAAGAAACGAACCAAG GTCATTTACAAAACACTCTCTCCGCAGTGGAACCAGACATTTGAGTTCCCAGAAACTGGAGAACCCCTGATTTTGCATGTCAAGGATCACAACGCTGTCCTTCCAACCGCTAGTATTGGCCATTGCACTGTCGAATACAGCATGCTCTCTCCAAATCAATCTGCCGAAAAATGGATACCACTCCAAGGAGTAAAAAGTGGAGAAATTCATGTAAAAATTGCGCGAAGGGTACCAAACTTGGAAAAGAAAACCACGCTAGCGACAGATGCATCAGGCAAAGGACACACAATATCGACACAG ATGAGAGACAGCTTGAAGAAATTTACTGGCTTGGTTGACGAGGGCGGTGACCCAGAGGCCCTGTCGTTAGCCGTGACAGAGATGGAAAGCATCCAGATCGAGCAGGAACTGTACATAGAACAGCTCGAGCGGGAGAAGGCAATGTTGTTGCGTAAAATACATGAGCTTGGTTCTGAAATCATTAGAACATCATCTAGCCCTGCAAAGACGCCGTACTAG
- the LOC133901690 gene encoding uncharacterized protein LOC133901690 isoform X1, protein MAMDDAAAASSSSVYAAAAASDPTHGWQTVSYPKRHRKQPPPAAAPDLALQAGGGSKANVFDDVEKRSQERHRALQQQAASKAADLDDARIFAAAGYSDDDDSDEAAAPRQEGEAKKPKKPKVKKPKVTVAEAAALIDAENLAAHLVEILGSYENQPDIQLMRFADYFGRAFVTVSSSQFPWAKMFKESPVSKMVEIPLCHVPEPVIKTASDWISQRSPDALGDFVLWCIDNIMSELSGQAAGAKGSKKVVQQSPRAQVAIFVVLAMTLRRKPEVLISLLPKIMGNNKYLGQEKLPIIVWVIAQASQGDLVTGMFCWAHFLFPSLCAKSSGNPQARDLVLQLLERIFSVPKARAVLLNGAVRKGERLVPPGTFDLFMRAAFPVSNARVKATERFEAAYPMIKELALAGPSGSKTVKQASQQLLPLCVKAMQENNAELTRESVNVFIWCLTQNTESYKQWEKLHPENIEASVAVLSKIAIDWKEVSPKLNSEALKTTVKNLKVKNETAQESATDAGKQASIKEADKYCKVILGRLTHGATCLKSSLVVIVLAVAAGFVLSPDMDLPAEWEKLQAMVLAHLSF, encoded by the exons ATGGCCATggacgacgccgccgccgcttcctcctcctccgtgtacgctgccgccgctgcctccgACCCCACGCACGGGTGGCAGACGGTGTCCTACCCCAAGCGCCACCGCAAGCAGCCGCCCCCAGCCGCTGCGCCCGATCTGGCGCTGCAGGCCGGCGGCGGCTCCAAGGCCAACGTCTTCGACGACGTCGAGAAGCGCTCCCAGGAGCGCCACCGCGCGCTGCAGCAGCAGGCGGCCTCCAAGGCGGCCGACCTCGACGACGCGCGGATCTTCGCGGCCGCGGGCTACTCCGACGACGATGACTCCGACgaggccgcggccccgcgccaGGAGGGGGAGGCGAAGAAGCCCAAGAAGCCTAAGGTGAAGAAGCCCAAGGTGACGGTCGCCGAGGCGGCCGCCCTGATCGATGCCGAGAACCTCGCCGCGCATCTCGTTGAGATCTTG GGATCGTACGAGAACCAGCCGGACATTCAGCTCATGAGGTTTGCTGACTACTTTGGCCGGGCATTTGTAACTGTGAGCTCATCGCAGTTCCCGTGGGCGAAGATGTTCAAGGAATCGCCGGTGTCCAAGATGGTTGAG ATTCCGTTGTGCCATGTTCCTGAGCCAGTTATCAAGACGGCGAGTGATTGGATCAGTCAGAGATCTCCTGATGCCCTGGGAGATTTTGTTCTGTGGTGTATAGATAACATCATGTCTGAATTGTcaggtcaagcagcaggagctAAGGGGTCAAAGAAGGTTGTTCAGCAGTCTCCAAGGGCTCAG GTTGCAATCTTCGTTGTCCTTGCCATGACTTTAAGAAGGAAGCCTGAGGTACTAATAAGCCTCCTGCCAAAGATAATGGGAAACAATAAATATCTTGGACAGGAAAAACTTCCCATCATTGTCTGGGTTATTGCTCAG GCGTCTCAAGGTGACCTAGTGACTGGCATGTTTTGCTGGGCTCATTTCCTATTTCCGTCACTATGTGCAAAGTCAAGTGGGAATCCCCAGGCCAGAGATTTGGTTTTGCAGTTGCTCGAGAG aATTTTCTCAGTCCCCAAAGCTCGAGCTGTCTTGTTGAATGGTGCTGTTAGAAAGGGGGAGCGCCTGGTTCCCCCTGGTACATTTGACCTGTTCATGAGAGCTGCATTTCCTGTTTCTAATGCTCGTGTCAAG GCTACAGAAAGGTTTGAAGCAGCCTACCCAATGATCAAGGAGTTGGCTCTTGCTGGTCCTTCTGGCTCTAAAACTGTGAAACAAGCATCACAACAGCTTTTACCTTTGTGCGTGAAGGCAATGCAAGAAA ACAATGCAGAGCTCACCAGGGAGTCTGTTAATGTATTCATTTGGTGCTTGACTCAAAATACGGAGTCCTACAAGCAGTGG GAAAAACTTCATCCAGAAAATATTGAAGCCAGTGTTGCTGTCCTGAGCAAAATCGCTATTGATTGGAAGGAGGTGTCTCCTAAGCTCAATTCTGAAGCCCTTAAGACAACTGTGAAGAACTTAAAGGTTAAG AATGAGACAGCTCAAGAGTCAGCAACGGATGCTGGAAAGCAGGCATCTATCAAAGAAGCAGACAAGTACTGCAAGGTGATCCTCGGAAGGCTGACGCACGGTGCCACCTGCTTGAAGAGCAGCCTGGTGGTTATcgtgcttgctgttgctgctggctTTGTGTTATCTCCTGACATGGACTTACCGGCTGAGTGGGAGAAGCTCCAAGCGATGGTCTTGGCGCACCTGTCGTTCTAA
- the LOC133901690 gene encoding uncharacterized protein LOC133901690 isoform X2, with amino-acid sequence MAMDDAAAASSSSVYAAAAASDPTHGWQTVSYPKRHRKQPPPAAAPDLALQAGGGSKANVFDDVEKRSQERHRALQQQAASKAADLDDARIFAAAGYSDDDDSDEAAAPRQEGEAKKPKKPKVKKPKVTVAEAAALIDAENLAAHLVEILGSYENQPDIQLMRFADYFGRAFVTVSSSQFPWAKMFKESPVSKMVEIPLCHVPEPVIKTASDWISQRSPDALGDFVLWCIDNIMSELSGQAAGAKGSKKVVQQSPRAQVAIFVVLAMTLRRKPEVLISLLPKIMGNNKYLGQEKLPIIVWVIAQASQGDLVTGMFCWAHFLFPSLCAKSSGNPQARDLVLQLLERIFSVPKARAVLLNGAVRKGERLVPPGTFDLFMRAAFPVSNARVKATERFEAAYPMIKELALAGPSGSKTVKQASQQLLPLCVKAMQENNAELTRESVNVFIWCLTQNTESYKQWEKLHPENIEASVAVLSKIAIDWKEVSPKLNSEALKTTVKNLKNETAQESATDAGKQASIKEADKYCKVILGRLTHGATCLKSSLVVIVLAVAAGFVLSPDMDLPAEWEKLQAMVLAHLSF; translated from the exons ATGGCCATggacgacgccgccgccgcttcctcctcctccgtgtacgctgccgccgctgcctccgACCCCACGCACGGGTGGCAGACGGTGTCCTACCCCAAGCGCCACCGCAAGCAGCCGCCCCCAGCCGCTGCGCCCGATCTGGCGCTGCAGGCCGGCGGCGGCTCCAAGGCCAACGTCTTCGACGACGTCGAGAAGCGCTCCCAGGAGCGCCACCGCGCGCTGCAGCAGCAGGCGGCCTCCAAGGCGGCCGACCTCGACGACGCGCGGATCTTCGCGGCCGCGGGCTACTCCGACGACGATGACTCCGACgaggccgcggccccgcgccaGGAGGGGGAGGCGAAGAAGCCCAAGAAGCCTAAGGTGAAGAAGCCCAAGGTGACGGTCGCCGAGGCGGCCGCCCTGATCGATGCCGAGAACCTCGCCGCGCATCTCGTTGAGATCTTG GGATCGTACGAGAACCAGCCGGACATTCAGCTCATGAGGTTTGCTGACTACTTTGGCCGGGCATTTGTAACTGTGAGCTCATCGCAGTTCCCGTGGGCGAAGATGTTCAAGGAATCGCCGGTGTCCAAGATGGTTGAG ATTCCGTTGTGCCATGTTCCTGAGCCAGTTATCAAGACGGCGAGTGATTGGATCAGTCAGAGATCTCCTGATGCCCTGGGAGATTTTGTTCTGTGGTGTATAGATAACATCATGTCTGAATTGTcaggtcaagcagcaggagctAAGGGGTCAAAGAAGGTTGTTCAGCAGTCTCCAAGGGCTCAG GTTGCAATCTTCGTTGTCCTTGCCATGACTTTAAGAAGGAAGCCTGAGGTACTAATAAGCCTCCTGCCAAAGATAATGGGAAACAATAAATATCTTGGACAGGAAAAACTTCCCATCATTGTCTGGGTTATTGCTCAG GCGTCTCAAGGTGACCTAGTGACTGGCATGTTTTGCTGGGCTCATTTCCTATTTCCGTCACTATGTGCAAAGTCAAGTGGGAATCCCCAGGCCAGAGATTTGGTTTTGCAGTTGCTCGAGAG aATTTTCTCAGTCCCCAAAGCTCGAGCTGTCTTGTTGAATGGTGCTGTTAGAAAGGGGGAGCGCCTGGTTCCCCCTGGTACATTTGACCTGTTCATGAGAGCTGCATTTCCTGTTTCTAATGCTCGTGTCAAG GCTACAGAAAGGTTTGAAGCAGCCTACCCAATGATCAAGGAGTTGGCTCTTGCTGGTCCTTCTGGCTCTAAAACTGTGAAACAAGCATCACAACAGCTTTTACCTTTGTGCGTGAAGGCAATGCAAGAAA ACAATGCAGAGCTCACCAGGGAGTCTGTTAATGTATTCATTTGGTGCTTGACTCAAAATACGGAGTCCTACAAGCAGTGG GAAAAACTTCATCCAGAAAATATTGAAGCCAGTGTTGCTGTCCTGAGCAAAATCGCTATTGATTGGAAGGAGGTGTCTCCTAAGCTCAATTCTGAAGCCCTTAAGACAACTGTGAAGAACTTAAAG AATGAGACAGCTCAAGAGTCAGCAACGGATGCTGGAAAGCAGGCATCTATCAAAGAAGCAGACAAGTACTGCAAGGTGATCCTCGGAAGGCTGACGCACGGTGCCACCTGCTTGAAGAGCAGCCTGGTGGTTATcgtgcttgctgttgctgctggctTTGTGTTATCTCCTGACATGGACTTACCGGCTGAGTGGGAGAAGCTCCAAGCGATGGTCTTGGCGCACCTGTCGTTCTAA